TCATACGCCTCGCTCGTCGTTACCACCCCGATCGTTTTCGGTCCGTCATCGAGCCGCAATTCCAGGAGAAACTGTCCTACGTCTTTCACCGCATCAGCGAGGCTCACGATACGTTGAGCTCGAAACGAAGAGAGGACTACGAGGCCTTGGCCCAGAAAGACCTCGACAGTGTCCCATTCGATCGGCCGACGCCGCCGAAGCCCGGCCACGCGACACCGGCCCTCGACGGCGGCACCTCCAAGGATCTCCTTCGACGAGCCAAGGTCGCCTTCCGAGGAGAGGATTTCTGGGAGTGCATCCAGCTCTGCCTCAAAGGAATCGAGCTCGACCCTCAAAGTGCAGAAACCTACCATCTCCTCGGGCTCGCCCTCTCGAAGAATCCGAAGTGGCGTCAGGACGCCGAGAAGAACCTCCGCATCGCTGCCAATCTCGATCCCTGGAGGCCCGAGTATCAGGTGTCGCTGGCTCGTTTCTATCGGGCGGTGGGTTTACATCTGCGAGCGGAGCGGGCGATGGAGAAAGCGAAAGCCATCGATCCAGGGGTGACGCCCGCCGAATGAGGAGCGCCGGTCGTCAGCGGTCGTGCTCGTAGAGCTTGAGCTTTCGCCAAAGTGTGGCGGTCGTGATTCCCAGCTTCCTGGCGGTATTCTTGCGACTTCCTCCGCATTCGGCCAGGACCTCGAGGATGTACTCTTTCTCGAGCTCGGCGAGCGTGAGGGCGCGCTTTCGGGCATGCTCGATGAGCCGGTCTTCGTTTCGAGGCGAATCACCGAAGGGTAGATCATCCATTCCAATGATTCCATCGCGGTCGAGGGCCGCCGCTCGTTCGATGATGTTCTCGAGCTCCCGTACATTCCCGCGCCAGGATTGCTTCATGAGCAGGTCCATCGCCCTCGGGGAGATCGTCGTCGGCTCTTGCAAGCCCATGCGCTGGGCGATTCGACGCACGAAGTGGTGCGCCAGGGGCGAGATGTCCTCGCGTCGCTCGCGTAACGGCGGCAGCTCGATGGGAATGACGTTCAGACGATAGAAGAGATCCTCCCGGAAGGTGCCGTCCTCGACACTCTTCTCCAGGTTACGGTTGGTGGCGGCGATGATGCGCACGTCGAGGTTGCGGCTGGAGGTCGTTCCCACTCTCCGCACCTCACCGTTCTGAAGGAACCTCAGCATCTTGACCTGCGCCATGGGGGAGAGCTCGCCGACCTCGTCGAGAAAAGCCGTCCCGCCATGGGCCTCGTCGAACAACCCGCGCTTGTCCGCGTGCGCGCCAGTGAAGGCGCCCTTGGTGTGGCCGAAGAGCTCGCTCTCCTGAAGATTCTCGGGAATGGCTCCGCAATTGACGGTGACCAGCGGGCGATCCCTCCTGGGTGAGAGCTCGTGGATCGCTCGGGCGATGACTTCTTTACCCGTCCCGCTCTCTCCGGTGATGAGTACCGTGGAGTCCAGCCGTGCCACCTGATCGACCATCTTGAGGACGTCGCTCATCGCCCGAGACGCGCTAACGATGTTCTCGAACGGATGGTGGCCACGGACCGCGCGCTCCAGGATCCGAACGCGCTGGGCGAGACCCCGCCGCTCGAGGGCGCGCGCGGCCACCAGAGTGAGCTCCTCCGGCTGGAACGGCTTCGTTAGATAGTCGTAAGCGCCGGCCTTGATCGCTTCGACGGCACTTTCCACTGTTCCGTAAGCGGTCATTACCACGACTTCGGTGTCGGGGAAGAGCTCCTTGCACCGTCGAAGCACTTCGATACCGTCGATCCCGCCGAGCCTCAGATCGGTGACGACCAGGTCGAAAGGGGTACGCACCAGCAGATCGAGCGCCTGCTCTCCGCTTTCCGCCGCGTTCACGTCGTAACCCTCTCGCCGGAAGGTGATGACCATCGATTCACGGATCGCCGGTTGGTCGTCCACGACGAGGATGGAAATCTTCGTCGATTGAGGCTCTGCCCTGGCCTCAGCGATGGGTTTCGATCGGTTGGCGCTCATCGGGATATCAAAGAGAATCGTAAAAGGAACGAGCTTCCCTGGCCCGCCGTGCTCTCCACCAGGACTTCGCCGGCGTGTGCCTCCACCACGCGCTGGACGATGGCTAGGCCGAGGCCCGTCCCGTCGGCCTTGGTCGTGTGGAAGGGCTGAAAGATTCTTTCCATGTCCTCGGGACGTATTCCCTTCCCCGTATCGGAAACGGTGACCTCGACGAAGTCGTCCCCTTTCTCCGAGCCCGCCACGACGACCCTGAGAGTTCCTCCTCCGGGCATCGCTTCGACGGCGTTGACCAGAAGGTTCCAAAGTGCCTCGCGCGTCTGGGCGGCGTCGAGGCTCACGGGCGGCAGCTCTTCTTGATAGTCTTTCTCGATTTTTATCTGGCTCTGCGCGAGTCCCAGGGCGTGCTGTTGGGAAAGAAGCAGCAGGAGGTCATCGAGGACTTCCACCAGATTCAGAGGAGTACGGTGCAGCGGGCGCGGACGGGCGAACTTGAGAAAGTCGGCGACGATACGCCCGAGCCGCTGGGCTTCTTCGTGCACCACCTCGAGCAGGCGGCGATCATCGCCCTGGAGCTCCAGGTCGCGCCTCAACACGCCGACGGAATTCGAGATCGCGGCGAGCGGGTTACGGATCTCGTGCGCGATCTGGGCCGCCAACTCCCCGACGGCCGCCAGTCTTTCCGAGCGGATGAGCTTCTCCTGAGTGCGTTTGAGCTCCTCGTAGGCGAGGCGCGTCTCCCGAAAGAGCTCACGAAAGCGCTTTTCCGAGTCCCGCAGCCGGGTCGTCCGCTCGCGGACTTTCACCTCCAGGGACCGCTGGTACTCCTGGTTCTCCGCCTGCAGGCGCCGTCTCTCGCTCAAGAGCTCTCTCCGCTCGCAGGCACGCTCGACCACGGCAGCCAGAGCTTCGGGGGTGATGGGCTTGGTGATGTAGTCATAGGCCCCCTGCTTGAGGGCGGTCACCGCACTTGAGAGATCGGGATGACCGGTCACCATGACTACGCTGATCTCGGGATCCTTGTTCGTGGCGAAGCCCAGGAGTGACATTCCGTCCTCCCCCGGAAGCATCAAGTCCGTCAGGAGAACGTCGAAGGTCCGAGCCTCCAGCTGTCGCATTGCCTCGGTCATACTAGAAACCGTCGTCACCTCGTATCCCGAAAGCGCCAGGACGTCGCGAAATGTCGCTCGAACCGTCACCTCGTCATCGACAATGAGGATGGAAGCCACGCTCACTATTTCGGAATGTATCGGAAGAGAACTTCTCCGAAAGCGTAACACGGCGGGACGGCAGAGCAAAGCGCCAGTTCAGAGGTAGAATGCCACTCATCGAGGCCAGGAGGTAAAGCAACATGGCGTGGATCCACACGATACCGGAGAACGAAGCGTCCGGAGAGCTGAAACGTCAGTACGACGAGGCGATCCGGCGAGCGGGCAAGGTCTACCAAATCGTCAAGCTCCAGAGCATACGACCCGACGTCATGCGCACCTTCTTGAACCTCTATCTGCAGTTGATGCACGGGCCTTCCGGCTTGACTCGTGCCGAGCGCGAGATGGTCGCGACGGTCGTCTCGAGGGTCAATCATTGTCACTACTGAACCGAGGCCCACGGGGAGGATCTCCGTTCCGTTCTTGGTGATGATTCGCTCGTGGAGGCGATCAAGAAGGAGCCCGCAGAAGCTCCCCTCCCGCCGCGCGAGCGAGCCCTGGTTGATTTTGCCATGCGGCTGACCCGCGCCCCCGAACGAGCGCAGCGCGAGGACCTCGACGTCCTTCGAGCCCACGGGTTGACCGACGAGGACCTGTTCGTCCTCGTTCATATCATCGGGTATTTCAACCACATCAACCGGGTCGCCGACGCTCTCGGGGTCGACCTCGAGACGGATATGCCACTTTCTAGATAAGAGCAACGAGCTCGCGCAAGTCCGACACGCGGTAGTCGGCGTCGAGTGAACGCGTCCGGTACGGGGTCGGTCCATAGGAGACGAGACAACTGGCAATGCGAGCGTTCCGCGCCGTCTCGAAATCGACCTCGGTGTCTCCTACGAGAAGCGCTTCGGTCGGTTTGGCCTCGCCCTCGGCGAGGAGCCGTTCGACGCCTATGGGGTCCGGCTTCATTCGGGCGAAAGAGTCGCCGCCATATATCGAGAAAAAGAACTGGTCGAGCTCGAGGCCCTCGAGAATCATCCGGCTTTCCCGAAGCGGCTTGTTGGTGAGAACCGCGCTCCTGCACCGTGAGCGGAGCGCGCGGAGGGCTTCCACCACTCCGGGGTAGGCAACGGTGTGCTCGAGTAGGCGCCGCCGGTAGATCTCGCGGTACCGAGAGACGGCGAGGTCGATCTCGCTCGGGGAAAAGCCGGCCAGAGCCCTTTCCACGAGCTTTCTCACGCCGTTACCCACGTAGTCACGGACCCGAGCGATCGACAGCGGATCCCGGCCCACGTCCGCGAGGAGCTCGTTGACGGAAGCGGTGATGTCCTCCCCGGAATCGACCAGCGTTCCATCGAGATCGAAAATGACCAGCTTCATCACCCGTGAGTTATAATCATAAAGGGCCGCTTTCGTGCTAGAGCTTTCACGCAAGAGTGATTACGCGCTTCGAGCGGTCATCTACCTCGCCCGAATTCCTCCCCAGCGATACGGGCGCGTCAGCGAGATCGCCAAGGCGAAGGACATTCCCCAAGCATTCCTGGCGCAAATCCTTCCGATCCTCGCCAATCGGGGCGTCGTCAAATCGCAGCAGGGCGCCCACGGAGGGTATGCGCTCGCCCGTTCGGCCGAGTCCATCACTTTTCTGGAGGTCATCGAGTCGGTCGAGGGTCCGTTGCGACTCAACAAATGCGTCGAGGGCCAACACGACGACTGCTCGATTCTGGATCGATGCGAGATGCTCTCCGTGTGGAGCCGGGCCCAGAGCCAGATGGTCGAGTTTCTCGGTAGCGTCACCATGGCCGACATGCTGAAGGCGCCCCATCACCAGAGTGCCGGCCCGGTCGTCATCGAAACGAGTTAAATCTAGCGTCCCTGCTCGTATTCCTCGGCTCGGTGCATGTCGAACGCCTCGTGCTCCGGGTTCTCCTGAAAGCCCCTCAACTCCGTGTGGCAGCGATAGCACACCGTGACCTCCCCGAGAAACTGATAGAGGATGATATCGGCGGCGCTGGCGGCAACGAGAACGACCAGCGCCGCAGGAAAATCCCAAGCCGCGTAAGCGAGGCTCGATAACAGGATGGTTGCCGCGACGGCGAAGCATCCGAGTTGCTGGGGAAAATCCTTTCGCGTGTAGAAATGGAGATTGTCGCAATGCGGGCATCGATCGATGGGCCCGCCGGCCGTGACCGCCGGGCTCGGATCTGGTGGCTCGCGATTTCCACAGCGCTCGCACGTCCCGGCACCTTCGCCGGCCGGCAGTGGGTACTCGTTGTACCGCGAACAGCGGGAGCAGTAGTAGCCGACGCGGGGACTCACAGGGGATAGCCCGTCGTCACCCAAAGAAACTGCGAGATCAGCTCGCCGAAGAGAACCAGGACCACAGCGACATAGAGGAGGCCCGTGGCCGATTGCGTCGAGCGTATGCGGACCGTTTGCCAGACGAGGGGCGCGAGCAAGAGGGGTGCCCCGAGCCCGGTGAGGCCGCGGAACAGAAAGAATAGAGCGGTCGTCGAGAATACGACATCGGCGAATCGGTGGACGCCGAGCGCGTCCCAACCTCCGAGTGGGAGTGCGGCCCCCACGGCGAGCCATCTTAGAGCGGCGGCGATTCCGAACCATCTCGCGCCCGAGCGCAGCGGGGCAATCGAAAGACTCGTGTCGACGAGATACCAGTGGCCCAGGATCATCGTCACCGTGGCCGTGCCGAGCAGAAGCCCCGCGGTGAGGCTTCCGAAAGCGCCGAGCCACCCGTGAACGTCGCCGGTCCCGCGCGCTCCCAGAGAAAGGAGAGCGGCGAGAGCGGCTCCAGCGGCGGCGAACGGCACCCACCTCGGTCGGTGTTCCGAACGGAGGACGCCCCACCAGAGCAGGGAAGCGACGAGAACGGCTGACCAGAGCCATCGCTCGATGCCGGAGCCGAGCAGCGCGGCGAGACCCGCAACCCCGCCGGTCGCAGACGTGCAGAAGCGCAGGAAGCCGAGGGGCAGACGGTTCTCGAGCGAGAGGAGCGCCGTGGCCACAAGAGCCCCCGAGGCAAGGTGCCCGGCGAGAAGAGACGTGACCTCCGCGATCATGGTCGCGTCAGACGAGCCTGCGTTGGAGCCAGTATCGGAGCTCGGGAGTCAAGTCGGAAAGCTCCATGCCCGCCTCGACCACGGTCTGGCATCCGCGCTCCCGCGTCGCGAGGAGGAAGCCTCTTCGTTTCACGCTCATCTCGCAGTTGCCGCACTCGTTTGCCCAGCAGAACCTCCCCAGGACCGGCGTGTCGTCCCTCACCAGGAAGTGTACGCACGAAAGCAGCACCTCGCCGCTGGGTACTTCGAAGGAGCGCCCCTCGATCTCGATGGGAACGAGCTCGGTGATGGATTTGAGGGTGACGCTAGACCTGGAACGATTCGCCGCAGCCACAGGATCCCGTGGCGTTGGGATTGGAAAACCGAAAGCCGGAGCCCATGATGTCCTCGACGTAATCGATCTGGGTGCCGTCGAGGTACAGGTAGCTTCGGGGGTCGACGAACAGTCGCACTCCGTTCTGTTCGAAAACCTCGTCTCCTTCGGAAGCCGCCTCGTCGAGAGCGAGCTGATACTGGAAACCCGAGCAACCCCCACCCACGACCCGAACCCTGAGTCCTGCCTCGGGCCGCCCGTTCTGCTCCAGGAATTCGTGGACCTTCGTGGCTGCAAGCTCCGTCAGAGTGACCATCGGGTAGAGTATAGCGACGGCGGAGGAACAGTGTCAAGGCATCTTGCTCGAATCGGCGAAAGAGCCTAGTATAAAGGGTTCATCCGCTTGAAGATGCCTAGAGCTCTCTACGACCTTCACTCGCACACGACTGCCTCGGACGGCACTCTTTCACCGTCCGAGCTCATGCGCCTCGCCAAGACGGCGGGCCTCAAAGCAATCGCCATCACCGATCACGACACGGTGGACGGTCTGCCCGAAGCCGAGGTCGAAGCGAAGACTCTCGGAGTCGAGCTGGTTCCCGGAGTCGAGGTCAGCGCAACCTTCGGAGACGTGCCGGTCCACGTACTCGGGCTTTTCATCGATTACCGCGAGAGCTGGTTAAAGGAGTGGTTTGCCGAAGCTCACCATCGCCGAATCGAACGGGTCCATCGGATCGTGAGCCGGCTCTTGGCCGAGAAAGTGCACGTGACGGTCGAGGAAGTCCTCGCCCGGTCGAGTCATGGAAGCGTGGGGAGACCTCACGTGGCCGAAGTCCTCGTCGAGCGAGGCATCGTTTCCAGTCTCGCCGAAGCCTTCGAGCGGTACCTCGGGGCGGACCGTCCCGCCTACGTGGCGTACGAGAAGGTGACGGTGAGAGACGCGGTCGGTCTCATCCGTCGTGCCGGAGGGATCGCGTCGCTCGCCCATCCGGTGCTCCTCGGGGACGACACGCTCATCCCGAAGATGGTGACCGACGAGATCGGGGCCCTAGAAGCGTTTCATCACGATCACACCCCGGAGAAAGCGGCCGAGTACGAGCGCCTGGCGAAGACGCTCGGCGTGCTGGTAACCGGCGGTTCGGATTTTCACCGTCTCGATGGCGACTCGGTGAAGCGGCTCGGTTGCGAAGAGCTCACCGAAGAGGCGTTCGAGTTGCTTCGCGACCGAGTGCGATAACGAGGATGCGCCACCGGCTCGCATCGGTCGAGGACCTCGCCGAGGGGAAGGCCATCGCCGTCGATGTCGGTGAAAAGCGCGTCGCGGTCTTCCGCCACGAGGACGAGTGGTTCGCCCTCGACGAGACCTGTCCCCACCGAGGGGGTCCGCTTCACGAAGGGACGATCCAATCCGGGGTTCTCTATTGCCCCTGGCACCAATGGCAGTTCGAGCTCAGGACGGGTTGCTCTCCTCTGAATCCTCTTTCTCGAGTACGAACCTATGCGGTGATCGTCGAGGACGGTGCCGTTTGGGTCGATCTTTAGCTGCTCGCGAAAGCGGCACGAAGGCTCTTCCGGATCGCTTCGAGCGTCCGGTCGAGAACGTCGGTCGTGTGTGCCAGGGACACGAACCAGGCTTCGTACTGGGACGGCGGGAGATGGATACCGGCCTCGAGCATGGCGACGAAGAAGCGCGCGTAGCGGGCGGTGTCGGCTTCCGTCGCACTCTCAAAATCGATTATCTCGGAATCCGAGAAGAACAGCGTCATCATCGAGCCTACGCGATTCAACCGGACGGGAAAGCCGGACTCGAAGACGATTTCTCGCGCGCCCCGCTCCAGATGAGCTGAGGCAGCCTCGAGCCTTACCCAGGCATTCGACTCGTCGAGCGTCTCGAGCTGAGCGAGCCCCGCGCTCATCGCGAGGGGGTTGCCCGAGAGCGTCCCCGCCTGATAGACGGGGCCCGAGGGCGAAATCTGACTCATGAGCTCGCGACGGCCCCCGTAGGCGCCAACCGGCAGTCCACCCCCGATGACTTTTCCCAGGGTCGTTAGGTCGGGACTCACGCCATAGAGCTCCTGGGCCCCGCCTCGACTCACGCGGAAACCGGTCATGACCTCATCGAAAACGAGCAAAGCACCGTTCTGGGTACAAAGCCGTCGAAGTCCTTGGAGGAAGCCCTCACGGGGCGCGATCACCCCCATGTTCCCGGCAACGGGCTCGACGATCACCGCGGCGATGCGGTCGGGCTGGTCCTCGAAGACGCGTTCGAAGGAAGCGAGATCGTTGAACCGCGCCACCGAGGTCAGTGAGGCGACCGAGGGTGGAACCCCGGCGCTGTCGGGAACCCCGGTCGTCATGGCGCCCGAGCCCGCCCGAATCAAGAACGAGTCCGCGTGACCGTGATAACAGCCCTCGAACTTGATGATGGCGTCTCGGCCGGTAACGGCCCGCGCGAGCCGGATGGCGGACAGAGTCGCCTCGGTGCCGGAGCTCACCATGCGCACCATCTCGACCGTGGGGACCATCTCCGAGATTTTCTTGGCCATCTCGAGCTCGATGGCGGTCGGAGTCCCGAAGCTCGTCCCGTCTCCGAGTGCCTCTCGCAGCGCGTCGAGTACCCGGGGGTGGGCGTGACCGAGGATCAGCGGACCGTACGCCGCGATGTAGTCGATGTATTCGACGCCGTCCACGTCCCGGATATACGGGCCTCGGCCCGAAGCCATGAACCGTGGCGCACGGTCGATTCCCCGAAAGGCACGAACCGGGGAATTGACCCCTCCGGGAATATACCGCTTGGATTCCTCGAACAACGCTTGGCTCTTGCTCACGATTCCATCCTCTCGTAATGGCGCACGATGGCTTCGACCAGCCCTTCTGAGGTGTAGGACTCCGCTTCGATCCCGACCTCGAGGCCGAGCTCTCCGAGCGCAGCGCTGGTGATGGGGCCGATGCTGGCGCAGGTGAATTTCCCCTGGATATCGGAAAGCTGGATGCCGTCGAAGAAGCTCCGCACCGTCGAGGGGGATGTGAAGGTTACGATGTCCACCGCGCCGCGCTTGAGGCGCTCGAGCGCGGGGGCGATCTCGTCGCGCGAGGGAACCGTTCGATAAGCGGTGACGACGTCCACCTGCGCTCCCGCCGACTCGAGAAGACGGGGCAG
The window above is part of the Vicinamibacteria bacterium genome. Proteins encoded here:
- a CDS encoding uroporphyrinogen-III synthase, coding for NAIEAFFTRLSPRTPPRNLSFAAIGPATRDALQRKGYLPAVVPERFVAEEVFRALADKTAVAGKRFLLPRAEIAREALPRLLESAGAQVDVVTAYRTVPSRDEIAPALERLKRGAVDIVTFTSPSTVRSFFDGIQLSDIQGKFTCASIGPITSAALGELGLEVGIEAESYTSEGLVEAIVRHYERMES
- a CDS encoding Rrf2 family transcriptional regulator; this encodes MLELSRKSDYALRAVIYLARIPPQRYGRVSEIAKAKDIPQAFLAQILPILANRGVVKSQQGAHGGYALARSAESITFLEVIESVEGPLRLNKCVEGQHDDCSILDRCEMLSVWSRAQSQMVEFLGSVTMADMLKAPHHQSAGPVVIETS
- a CDS encoding PHP domain-containing protein: MPRALYDLHSHTTASDGTLSPSELMRLAKTAGLKAIAITDHDTVDGLPEAEVEAKTLGVELVPGVEVSATFGDVPVHVLGLFIDYRESWLKEWFAEAHHRRIERVHRIVSRLLAEKVHVTVEEVLARSSHGSVGRPHVAEVLVERGIVSSLAEAFERYLGADRPAYVAYEKVTVRDAVGLIRRAGGIASLAHPVLLGDDTLIPKMVTDEIGALEAFHHDHTPEKAAEYERLAKTLGVLVTGGSDFHRLDGDSVKRLGCEELTEEAFELLRDRVR
- a CDS encoding response regulator, with product MSVASILIVDDEVTVRATFRDVLALSGYEVTTVSSMTEAMRQLEARTFDVLLTDLMLPGEDGMSLLGFATNKDPEISVVMVTGHPDLSSAVTALKQGAYDYITKPITPEALAAVVERACERRELLSERRRLQAENQEYQRSLEVKVRERTTRLRDSEKRFRELFRETRLAYEELKRTQEKLIRSERLAAVGELAAQIAHEIRNPLAAISNSVGVLRRDLELQGDDRRLLEVVHEEAQRLGRIVADFLKFARPRPLHRTPLNLVEVLDDLLLLLSQQHALGLAQSQIKIEKDYQEELPPVSLDAAQTREALWNLLVNAVEAMPGGGTLRVVVAGSEKGDDFVEVTVSDTGKGIRPEDMERIFQPFHTTKADGTGLGLAIVQRVVEAHAGEVLVESTAGQGSSFLLRFSLISR
- a CDS encoding carboxymuconolactone decarboxylase family protein — translated: MAWIHTIPENEASGELKRQYDEAIRRAGKVYQIVKLQSIRPDVMRTFLNLYLQLMHGPSGLTRAEREMVATVVSRVNHCHY
- a CDS encoding 2Fe-2S iron-sulfur cluster-binding protein, whose product is MAAANRSRSSVTLKSITELVPIEIEGRSFEVPSGEVLLSCVHFLVRDDTPVLGRFCWANECGNCEMSVKRRGFLLATRERGCQTVVEAGMELSDLTPELRYWLQRRLV
- a CDS encoding HAD-IA family hydrolase, whose protein sequence is MKLVIFDLDGTLVDSGEDITASVNELLADVGRDPLSIARVRDYVGNGVRKLVERALAGFSPSEIDLAVSRYREIYRRRLLEHTVAYPGVVEALRALRSRCRSAVLTNKPLRESRMILEGLELDQFFFSIYGGDSFARMKPDPIGVERLLAEGEAKPTEALLVGDTEVDFETARNARIASCLVSYGPTPYRTRSLDADYRVSDLRELVALI
- the hemL gene encoding glutamate-1-semialdehyde 2,1-aminomutase, with translation MSKSQALFEESKRYIPGGVNSPVRAFRGIDRAPRFMASGRGPYIRDVDGVEYIDYIAAYGPLILGHAHPRVLDALREALGDGTSFGTPTAIELEMAKKISEMVPTVEMVRMVSSGTEATLSAIRLARAVTGRDAIIKFEGCYHGHADSFLIRAGSGAMTTGVPDSAGVPPSVASLTSVARFNDLASFERVFEDQPDRIAAVIVEPVAGNMGVIAPREGFLQGLRRLCTQNGALLVFDEVMTGFRVSRGGAQELYGVSPDLTTLGKVIGGGLPVGAYGGRRELMSQISPSGPVYQAGTLSGNPLAMSAGLAQLETLDESNAWVRLEAASAHLERGAREIVFESGFPVRLNRVGSMMTLFFSDSEIIDFESATEADTARYARFFVAMLEAGIHLPPSQYEAWFVSLAHTTDVLDRTLEAIRKSLRAAFASS
- the erpA gene encoding iron-sulfur cluster insertion protein ErpA is translated as MVTLTELAATKVHEFLEQNGRPEAGLRVRVVGGGCSGFQYQLALDEAASEGDEVFEQNGVRLFVDPRSYLYLDGTQIDYVEDIMGSGFRFSNPNATGSCGCGESFQV
- a CDS encoding sigma-54 dependent transcriptional regulator, with the translated sequence MSANRSKPIAEARAEPQSTKISILVVDDQPAIRESMVITFRREGYDVNAAESGEQALDLLVRTPFDLVVTDLRLGGIDGIEVLRRCKELFPDTEVVVMTAYGTVESAVEAIKAGAYDYLTKPFQPEELTLVAARALERRGLAQRVRILERAVRGHHPFENIVSASRAMSDVLKMVDQVARLDSTVLITGESGTGKEVIARAIHELSPRRDRPLVTVNCGAIPENLQESELFGHTKGAFTGAHADKRGLFDEAHGGTAFLDEVGELSPMAQVKMLRFLQNGEVRRVGTTSSRNLDVRIIAATNRNLEKSVEDGTFREDLFYRLNVIPIELPPLRERREDISPLAHHFVRRIAQRMGLQEPTTISPRAMDLLMKQSWRGNVRELENIIERAAALDRDGIIGMDDLPFGDSPRNEDRLIEHARKRALTLAELEKEYILEVLAECGGSRKNTARKLGITTATLWRKLKLYEHDR
- a CDS encoding Rieske 2Fe-2S domain-containing protein, producing MRHRLASVEDLAEGKAIAVDVGEKRVAVFRHEDEWFALDETCPHRGGPLHEGTIQSGVLYCPWHQWQFELRTGCSPLNPLSRVRTYAVIVEDGAVWVDL